The nucleotide sequence GCCTGCACGCCCGCGCCCTTGTTGATGGAGAGCTTGCCGGTGGAGTCGGTGAACTGGCCGCCGTAGGCGCCGAGCAGTTCGGCGTAGTCGCAGACGAGCGCCTCGGCCTGCGACCAGCTCCAGGCGATCGGGTACTGGACGACGCCCGCATCCTTCAGCTTCTTCGCCACGGCGAGGACGCCGTCCCACGTCTTCACGTCGTCCGCGGTGGCGCCGACCTTCGCGAGCATGTCCTTGTTGTAGAAGAACAGCTTGGTCGACGGACCCCACGGGACGCCGTAGTACTTGCCCTTGTACTCGGCGCTGGAGAGCGCGCCGCCGAGCATGTCGCTCTTCCACGAGTCGGGGAACCGCTTCGTGACGTCGGTGATGATTTTCTTGGAGGCGAACTCGGCCGGCCAGATCACGTCCAGGTGCACGACGTCGTAGGTGCCGGCGGGCGCAGAGGTGACGATCTTGTCATGGAGCGCCTCGTAGGCGACGAAGGTCGGCTTCACCGTGATCTTCGGGTTCTTCGCCTCGAAGGATGTGATCATCGCGTTGACGTCGGACTCCGAGTAGCCGGCCTGCTTCATGAACAGCGCGTTGATCGTGCCGGTGCCGTCGCCTTCGCCTCCCGACGAGGTCCCAGCGCCCGTCACGCTGCACGCGCTCAGGGCGAGCGCCGCCGTCGCCGCGAGCGCGAGGCCCGCGAGCGTGCGGTGACGCCCGGTGGATGTGATTCTCATGACTTCCTCCGTGATGGTGTGGGTGGTGCCAAGGGGGCGACGGGGGCCGCCTCCGTGAGCCGCCGGGCGAGCGCGAGCGCGCCGCGCACCGGAGGGACATCCAGCAGGTGGATGGAGTGGGTGAGCCCGCGGGCGCGCAGGCGCTCGCCGAGGGCGTCGAAGAGCCGGGGCTGATGGCTGACAACGCCGCCCGCGCAGACGAC is from Leifsonia sp. 466MF and encodes:
- a CDS encoding extracellular solute-binding protein, translating into MRITSTGRHRTLAGLALAATAALALSACSVTGAGTSSGGEGDGTGTINALFMKQAGYSESDVNAMITSFEAKNPKITVKPTFVAYEALHDKIVTSAPAGTYDVVHLDVIWPAEFASKKIITDVTKRFPDSWKSDMLGGALSSAEYKGKYYGVPWGPSTKLFFYNKDMLAKVGATADDVKTWDGVLAVAKKLKDAGVVQYPIAWSWSQAEALVCDYAELLGAYGGQFTDSTGKLSINKGAGVQALEFMKKSLDEGLTDPASTTFLEDDTDKSMAAGKTAMELNWESTFRDQNDPSISKVVGQIAVTPPPAGPNGDNPGVNGSMALAIGAKSKHQLAAWKFIEYMTSEAVQDKYVKSSMTNWKSSYTKPDITKTNPEVFAAAGKAYDSMILRPPVPNYNTVSQAIQVELQNALLGKKSPQQALDDAVKSANETLG